In Rissa tridactyla isolate bRisTri1 chromosome 2, bRisTri1.patW.cur.20221130, whole genome shotgun sequence, a single window of DNA contains:
- the SOCS6 gene encoding suppressor of cytokine signaling 6 has protein sequence MKKISLKTIRKSFNLNKSKDESDFVVVQQPSLSEFGKDDSLFGSCYGKDLASCEVNSEDEKGGKNRSKSESLMGTLKRRLSAKQKQKGKGSTPSVSSADDDTFSSSSAPITFKDVRAQRPLRSTSLRNHHYSPTPWPLRPTNSEETCIKMEVKVKALVHSSNPSPALNGVRKDFHDLQSDNVFQEQNNALKNTESQNGDLHLHIDEHVPVVIGLMPQDYIQYTVPLDEGMYPLEGSRSYCLDSSSPMEVSTVSSQVGGNAFHEEESQVDQDVVVAPDIFVDQTVNGLLIGTTGVMLQSPRVNHSDVPPLSPLLPPMQNNQIQRNFNGLNGTDAHVAESMRCHLNFDPNTAPGVGRVYDSVQNSGPMVVTSLTEELKKLAKQGWYWGPITRWEAEGKLANVPDGSFLVRDSSDDRYLLSLSFRSHGKTLHTRIEHSNGRFSFYEQPDVEGHTSIVDLIEHSIRDSENGAFCYSRSRLPGSATYPVRLTNPVSRFMQVRSLQYLCRFVIRQYTRIDLIQKLPLPNKMKDYLQEKHY, from the coding sequence ATGAAGAAAATTAGTCTCAAAACAATTCGCAAGTCCTTTAacttaaataaaagtaaagatGAAAGCGACTTTGTAGTGGTTCAGCAGCCATCGTTAAGTGAATTTGGAAAAGATGACTCCTTATTTGGCAGCTGCTATGGTAAAGATTTGGCTAGCTGTGAAGTCAATAGTGAAGATGAAAAAGGAGGCAAAAATAGATCAAAAAGTGAAAGCTTAATGGGTACGTTAAAAAGGAGgctttcagcaaaacaaaaacagaaaggcaaaggcAGCACACCATCCGTAAGTTCTGCAGATGATGAcaccttttcttcctcatctgcTCCAATAACCTTCAAAGATGTGCGAGCTCAAAGACCTCTGAGATCCACTTCCCTCCGTAATCACCATTACAGTCCAACTCCGTGGCCCCTTCGACCTACAAATTCAGAAGAGACTTGCATCAAAATGGAAGTGAAAGTCAAGGCCTTGGTCCATTCCTCTAACCCAAGCCCAGCACTGAATGGCGTTCGAAAGGACTTCCATGACTTGCAGTCAGACAACGTGTTCCAGGAACAAaacaatgcattaaaaaatacgGAATCTCAGAACGGGGACTTGCATCTTCATATTGATGAACATGTGCCTGTAGTTATTGGATTAATGCCTCAGGACTACATTCAGTATACTGTGCCTTTAGATGAGGGAATGTATCCTTTGGAAGGATCACGTAGTTACTGTCTGGATAGTTCCTCACCCATGGAAGTTTCAACTGTTTCTTCTCAAGTGGGGGGAAATGCTTTCCATGAAGAAGAGAGCCAAGTGGATCAGGATGTAGTCGTTGCACCAGATATCTTTGTGGACCAGACGGTGAATGGTTTATTAATTGGTACCACAGGAGTCATGTTGCAAAGCCCAAGAGTTAATCACAGTGATGTCCCTCCACTCTCACCTTTGCTACCTCCAATGCAGAATAATCAAATCCAAAGGAACTTCAATGGATTGAATGGCACAGATGCCCATGTGGCTGAAAGTATGCGCTGCCATTTGAATTTTGATCCTAACACTGCCCCTGGAGTTGGAAGAGTTTATGATTCTGTACAGAACAGTGGTCCTATGGTTGTGACAAGTCtcacagaagaactgaaaaaactCGCAAAACAAGGATGGTACTGGGGCCCCATTACACGTTGGGAGGCAGAGGGAAAATTAGCTAATGTGCCTGATGGCTCGTTTCTTGTTCGAGATAGTTCTGATGATCGTTATCTTTTAAGTTTGAGTTTTCGTTCCCATGGAAAAACTCTTCATACTAGAATTGAACACTCAAATGGTAGGTTTAGCTTTTATGAACAACCAGATGTGGAGGGACATACATCTATAGTTGACTTAATTGAACATTCAATCAGGGACTCTGAAAATGGAGCTTTCTGCTATTCGAGATCCCGGCTGCCTGGATCAGCAACTTACCCAGTGAGACTGACAAATCCCGTATCTCGGTTTATGCAGGTGCGTTCTTTACAATACCTGTGTCGTTTTGTAATACGTCAGTACACCAGAATAGACCTGATTCAGAAACTGCCTTTGCCAAACAAAATGAAGGATTATTTACAGGAAAAGCACTACTGA